The nucleotide sequence CAGCTCCTTTAATAATTAATATAACCACACATGGTTGCACACAAGAAAGTCACTTAGAGCAACTCTTTACCACTCTCAACTAGACTTTTAACCACACAATAGTTCATGATTAATGTATGAATCACTTCAATCTAGTAATATTTTGTGTTATATTGTACCGGTAAGATACCCACATTACGGTCCAAAACCACTctatggaccatactgataagagaaaaatcattcaCTCAAGTAGGTTAACTTTGAAAGGCATGACTAGGAGGGGGTAAAAGAACTAAAAAGGAAAACAGAATTGAACTTCCAGACACCATATTAGTGTGCAAGCATCAAGCATGTGGTTGCCTCCTATTTAGAAGTAACAAATTTGGTCAATTTTAGAGTCACTAGAAGTCTGGAATCATTCGATTGAAAATTGAAGGCTTGTCAACTCTATTAGAAGGATCATATAGAATGGCATTAAAAACAAGAAACGAGAGAGGCACTTTTAAGGCTGGTAGTTTAAAAAGAGGACCAAATTAAGTATAATAATTTTAGAAGGACAATGACAGAGTATTATTTTAAGGAATAGCAATGTCATCCAAAATTCATAAACAAGGACTTTCTAGCCTCTACCATATCATAGGAGCACAATCTGCACAACATTGTTCCATAGAATTATTTGATTGCAGTTCTGTATTTTCCAAACTTCTGGCCTTGCATAAGTGATTAGTTAAACAAGGATAAATGAGGCAAGGCCGAACCTCTTTTTGCAGGAATGATGAGTCATGATATGTGAGCAATCAACTCAATAGTAAAAAAGGGTAGATGCTTATGATTATGAGTATAGAAGCAGATCATTTATGAAGTAGTGGTATAGCTTTCAAACTCAAGTAATTGTTTAAAAGCACATTGATTTGTTAAATTTTCCATTTGACTAATAGTTTTCTTTTCTCTAGCAATTTAAGAAGTAAACAATGAGAGAAGAGACAAGACATGGAGGAACAGAAAGGAAAATAACATTCTTCACAAACTATCTCCTGCGCTTCTAGAAATAATAAATAACCCATGTATTGAGGACAAGCACATTAACAAAGATAAAAAACAGCAATTCTAGCATTGAGAAACAACATCCAATTCATCTTAGACATATAGACTATATATAAATCTCACTTATAGCACCTATACTTCCTGGATTTTTGCCACCTCTTTACAAAGGGCACTTAATTTTGCACTTTTTTCTTTGATTTTCATAATATATTAGTTCATCAGAATAAAAAAATGCTGCCTTGTAGATTGATACTTACTTGTCACAAAGTTGAAAGTTTTTACATTGACTACAAGCCCATCGTGTCCCACGTACCAGTAGCATGCAACAATGTGTGCAAGCATGCTGCAAATGGACCATTATGAAGTCTTCTTTCATGGGGCATATGGTTTCACCAAGCTGTGTAAGAAAACAAAATGTTAAGATAGCCAGGAAAGTGGTGTTCAGTACAAATGTAAAAGTTCTGGAATAATTAAGcatacaagaaataaaactcaTGATCGTTTTGAGACCACCAACAAAAAACCACAACCAAGGTTTTATAAGATTATTGTAAGATGATACTTGATACTTGAAAATTCAGTTACCAAATAATAGAATAACCAAGTAAAAGAAAATTACTTTTTGCATCAATAAAGCATCCTTAGAGGCATTTCCAGAAAGATCAGAATGACCAGCAGCTTTCAGAGCCCTTTTCGTAATAGTCTTTTTGGTTTttccctttttcatttgtttgcgACCATCTTCTTCTTGGCGAAGTTGGTTGATCAGATCCTCAGCTGCACCAGGCCAATAATCTCCATCGAAGTATGGCAAACGAGCTGCAGTTATTTTAGCCTTGCACTCCCCCATTGTCACAAAAAAATGATCATACAGGTTAGTCAGGTCGACAACAATATTCTCCTTAGAAGCTTTTCGAAGCATAGTCAAGTAcctgataaaagaaaaaaaaacaaataatgcAGTGCATAGCAAATAATGAAAtctgaaagaaaagaaatgatttgaacacCTTTAAGCTTACCACTCCCTGAGTTTGTCAGATTTTGGAGTTTTCTGAATCTCAGGATGGCAATACAATATGTAGTCCTCACCCTTTAAAGGAGGACATGCCCAGATGTAACAGCTTGTGAACCCCCGTATCTTGCAGTATTCAAGATATCCGATCTGGAGCCACATATAAATGGAAACATGTTATTGctaaaaaataaattgaaataaaaaaaagactaaAGTACACAGTCATCATTGCTTTTAGAGAAAACAAACATGTGATCATTAATATATGATGGAACTTTTTTTCAATTATATTtataacatgaaaaaaaaaaaaggccactGAAGTCAAAGTACCAGAATTTCATGATAAACAAAAGTACGTAAAGCTTCCCCAGTCACTGTTTTGATCTCAGGCCTGAAGTACTTGACAGAGTCTAAATATGAAAGATAGACGCGCCGCTGGTTAGGAAAAGAGCATTCTGAACCAAATTCCTGAACATACATCCCAAATAGGCATACTTCTACACCTTCTATCTTTTGAAACAATAATATGGCCTGGAAAAAAACACAAATTTAGAGCTTGCAGATTTCAATATGGAGATGAACTATTTCTTTGGAAGTTTAGTAAATTCCTTCAGCATAAAACAATAAGAAGCACATATTTCAGCAGTTTATTGAGAATGCAGTTTTTGTACCTTGGACTTATAAGGAAACTCTTTAGGGTAATTTTCCTCATGAAATATCTCTAGAAATCGCTGCTTTACTTCCAACTTTTTGTCAACAGATGATACAACTCTAATTACAAGCCCTTCAGCCCCAGGCACCTAAAGTATGGAAAAGAAGTATGAACTTAAAGTATAAAGAAATTTACcatctttaattaaaaaatataaataaaagtatTGGAACAAATAAAAGGGACAAAACAACTTTTTGTCACATAAATGAGAAGATGCATTAAATATTCGGAAAGAAGCTAAAAACTCAGTTCTGCAATACTAACTATAATCAAAGATCTTAGCATAATAATAAATCACCTAGGCAAAACTCCATAAAAACAATGGTTGATAAGATCACACCTAAATAAATACATTCATAAAGGACAACAAACaataattaaaatatgcataattctcATTGTCACAAACTGACCCtacataaataaatagatatatgtTTGCATGAAGCAGCTAAAAAGTAAATCAAATTCGGCACCTGAATATGTTCCATTATACCAGGATAATAAAACTGAGTTCTATGTCTAtataaaaaatgaaatagaaCTCAAAAAAAGAAAACCAACGCATATATGTGGCACAAAATAGACAATCAACTCAGAAAAAATGACGGTAACTCTTCTTGTAATAGATTGACATGTGAACAAGAAAGCAAAGACTGTGATTTCGGCTGAAACAGTATGGTACGACGGGTATTGACTGGTCCGACCAATGTTCATGGACCAGACGATTTCAGCAAAAATCAGCCAGGCAGAAATATCTCAACATTTTCAGATTTAGGTACACAAGATCTAAGTAAGACCAGTCAGAATGCCTTGATTAAGCTACATACAATATAGATAATGGTTGCAATGCCAGATAAATACTGGATGAGTGATGGTCCATGGCAAGGAAGTTATATTGGAAGTTGGATGATTCATGATATTGACAAGGCATCACTTTTTTGCAGGTTGCATTGGAGTCTTGTGCACAGTAATCATAGGACTTGGATATGTGCAGTATAGGTCTAGATTAGGTCTTATTTCCATACAGAGTAGTTAGGTCCTATAATTATTTTTGAagcattctttcttttttcttaagtGTTTCTAATGTCTTAGTATTgtctttttatttaaataatactcGGTTAATGTTAGTTTAGATATGGTAAGTTTTCAACAGTATATTTATATATCTCATTGAATTCTAAATAAGACTAGACAAGATATCCTTGTCTGACCTGGAGTTGAATACTAGTCTTGACAACCACTGCACAAGACAGTGGACATTGCAGATCAACTTATTTAGCGCCCTAATTCTACTCTAATTATGTCTACTCAAGTCGACTAGTAAAGGGTTAAAGGAGGCCAAGTCACTCTTAAATCTTTTTCACATTATCTATAGCAGGAATTTTAGAATTCCAATTGGGGTCAAATTTTAATAGACTGATAAAGAATAGTGAGACGTCTGATGAATAAATGGTAGGAATTTGTAAAAGAGGGAAGATCATGCTAATATTATCAGGCATCAGACTAATCTAAAATAGAACATGATGTCTTACTATAAGTTCTAAACAATAGTACAACCTATTGCAGGGCACAAAAAAGATGATATGTGAAATGCAGAATGATTGGTCCAGAAGATCTTAAGGTTTAATCAAAGTAATCAGCAGCTATGTCTATCTGGAAAAAAGAACGGTAACTATATATGCCTATATCAACCAATTGCATCTgagatataataaaaaataacacaAAGATTTGAATAAGAAGAGATGCAATACATCAAAAAGCAAAGAGAAAAGGAACTGAGACAATGGCCAGATGTAGCTCAACTGGCATTCAAAGTCATCTGTTGACAATTTCATAGAATTTGTCCAAAAACAAATGGAGGTTTTTCAACACCATTTATGAATCATCATTAACATACAAGGAAATGAAATTTTCAGTTCTAGCTATCAGAATATCTTTCATGtcccttctaagtttagatcaaaCTATATTatgcaagaaggaaatgcaaaaCCAATGTTCTACTCACATCATCAAAATTTTTCCCCAGATGCTTGGCTCTCTCTTGCTTCTCCTGCTTCAACCGTCTGAAAAGCCGTTGTTCTATGTGATCACTGAGTATGGTTCTTGGCAAATCTTTTGCACCAAGAACAGCACTCTGAGATAAGGGCTTGCGTTCACCACTTTCTATCTCCTCTACATAGCAATTAGGGCAAGTGTATTCAGCTTCTCCATCATTTCTTCGACCATTGAATAGAGCACATATTTGATGTTGCCAAGCTTCACATTTATCACATTGCACCCACTATAATGAAACATAGAGTATGTTTGAGCTTTCACACAGATCAGAATCTAAAtctcaaaggaaaaaaaaggaaaaaaaaaatgaaaatacaaagcagagatttaCCCATTCTTCAGTTTCCTCATCATTTCTCTTCTTTTCAAGCTTTGTCTTCAAGAATGTAGATCCTTCAGCTTCTATAGTCTCACCACGAGCCTCATTATAGCATGGGATACAGAAGTAGTGACGAGTTTCACCACTTCCAATTGTATAATAAAATGCATTTCGCTTTATTCGAGCACCACAAGGAGAACAATATATTGGAGGGGGTTCAAAAGTGAGCTTTTCCACTGCACAAAGCTGACACGAGTTCTCAGTCATTGAGCGCTCCATTGCTTGATTCTTCTCAGCTTTAGCCTTACTCTGCCAAACAAGAAACTGATAATATTTACTCATGTCTGATTAAAATAATACTAGCAGTTCCTAGCATGGTCACAAAGAGTTTGTGATGGAAGTTAATCAATTTGCAACTTCAACATGCATTGACCAAAATACCTTCATATACATGTAAACAATAACATCCATAATACTGTCCACaaataaagaaaagagaagaaagatgggTGGGGAAAGGAAGTCGGACCAAGCAGCATCTGACAAATGATGAAAAGTAGAAGATAGATATTGTTAAATTCCTTGTTTCAAGTGCATTATTTACATACTAATTACAACTCCGTTCCGATGAATCCATCATCATTTAAGTGAGACCAGTTCAGCCTTATATGCCTTACCCAAAGAAATGAAGCATCCACCACAGATGCCATGTAGCATATGTATAATGCTGTCAAGTCAGTGGAATGATAACTTTGAATATTGGCGAGTTCAAATGCTCAACAGAATGGATAAGCCATAACACAGAACAAACTCCACCATAGTTTTCCAATACAAGTTTCCTGGCGATTTTTGAAAAACTTTATTTTGATTGAACAGTAACTGCAACTCTACATtatgttttctccttttttttactttcttaatTTGCATAAATTCGAATATATTAATGAGAAAAGAAACTCCTCGATTAAACAGATTGTTAAAAATCAAGGAACTATGTAGTACAAGGTGAGAAAATTTTGCAACAAGTATAAAAATACATcataaaatataacatataaaaaatACTACTGTCCAACTATATCAAGAATCTTGGATCAGTATTTGTTGTCAGTGAGAAAACATAGATAATTAGTGCTACTACGAACTCCAAGCTATACAAGTCACATGATAAATTTATCATGAATATAATACAACCTGGTCGAACAAAAACACTACAAAGTGAGTGTATAATTTATGCACAAGCATGCAGTAGCCAGAGTgtctcttgatttcatttacagacTTGAAAAATTGATTGGTTCTGCTAGTAGAACAGTCTATTGACTTGTCTACACTGGCTAAGTTCATCAACTCACATTTTCAAAGAGACaactaaagagagagaaaaaaaagtccCATGTCTTGTAGGTTGGCACAAATATCTTAAGCCTATAtggatattatttataattctttAGTTAGAATGTTTGGTATAGCATTTTTATAGCACGTCACTCCAAGAATGGTTTTGCTGACTGGCACAACTTAGCCAAGAAAACAAGTTGGAACCCATGACACTGGAATCGTACTGGTGGTGCCAAAGGCAGGCCCCCGCCTATCGGCCAGTGTTGGTTGGAATTATACTGTGGCAAAAGGGTATCAGCACACTTTTATTCCAGAAAATAGCAATGATTGCTTCAAAAACAGCATCCATTTATGTGCATGCTGGTCCGTTGGAATAAGCTAGTGCAACAGATGCTTGTAAATTTTGCCCAGAAAATAGAATGGTGGAACAAATATAAGTACCCCAAACGTTAAAAGTATTTGTTTATATCTTATTTTTCAACGGTTCCAGCACTGAGTGTTAACCTTTTAAAAACAAATCCAACATCTATAATATACGTCAAGTGAAATCTTAAAGAAACCTTGGCAATCAATAGTCTGATGATGTTTGCAGAAGTTGTTATAAAAGATTCACAAAGTTTGTACAGATGCATTTACAGTCCAATAAGTAAGCACATGTCATAGTTGACTAGCAAACATATGAATCATATCAAACATCCAATTACTCCCATGTAAAACAAATACACACTGAGATGTAAGCTCAACATCTTCAGCTTTTGATGTCACAATTAAAATGATTGTTTGAGGTAAACAATATCACATACATTGAAGATCTGTTAGCTCAGGAAACATGAAAAACAAAAGGTTAGAAGTCAAAGGCATTACAGTAGCAAAACAAACATTTCAGCAGCTCTGTAAAGTATTGAATAGCCAACAATATAAGGCTTATGCATCAATAAGACATAATCTTCTTAATCGAAAAAAGGATAGAAACAATTTGGTGAAGACTATTATAGTTATCTAAAACAATCATCAAtcaaaaaactaaaaaataaacaaatttgTTGTTATACAACAGATGGCCATTGAAGAACAATCAAAGGGGGCATGAAATAATATGCCTCGTGAATATTTGAGCTTAAGAAAATTATCAGTTAAATTTTGGACAAGTAATGCAAGAAACCTAACCTGACCAACCCATCGCCTCAAACCAATTATATGCTCCTTAATTTGTTCTGGGGTGAACAGTTCAGTCAATGAAACACCTTTTATTTTTGGTTTCCCTGATTTACTTGCAGTTATTTGATCTGTTGGAGGGTTATCTGGATCCTGCTTGATTCCAGCAGTAGCCTGATCCAGAACTTCATCAACCACCATATTTTCTTGTTTGACATGAGAGTCAACAGTGTTAGAAACATCAGGATCTTTTTCACAGCTTGGCAAACTCATATTCCCATCAATGTCACTGCCAAAGACTGGTATCTTTTCTTGTCCAGAGCCAGAAGTTCCATCCATCTTTACAATGACCCCAGAATTAGCAGACATTTTCAGACCGGTTTGTTTGCACTCCAAGGACTGCACCTCTTGGAAATCATAAGGTTGGTTCCCAGAAGGAGCACAGACTAGTGAAGTTTCACTTTTAGGGAAAAAAGGAGATGCATGTTGAACCTTCATGCGCTTTGATGCAGACTGCCAGTCCTCGGAATTTTCAGTAGGCACTGTGTCTTTTTTCATTCCATCAGAATTAGCTTTAATTTCAAATACCACACTAGTATTAGATAAAGCACGAGCATGGGCCTTATAGTTTGCTGCTATATGATCATGTACTGGAGTGCAGACAGGACAATCGGCTGCTTGGCAAGTACGGATATGCTTGACAAGTTTCCTAGACTGGGAACAGCGTGGAAACTTACACAACTCACTCTTACAGATATCCATATGGCAAATCAACTCCTGAACTTTTATGCAATTAGTTTCTGTACATAGTCCTTTTGGTGCCGGACACCTGCGAGCATGATGCAGAAATAGTAACCACCTTATTTGCTTCAAATAGTTTTGTTGTTTTATAGAGTCTCCATGTTCAGCATCCAattctctagcagagaggtgcaacagctGAGCTTCATTTTGTCCTGCTATTCTTTGATGAAACTCCTCCTGTGGTTGTTGGCCTGGTGGTTTGTCTAGCATCTGTGCTTGTAGTGGCTGTGGATGCCACTCAAACTGAAGGAGTTCTTCTGCTTGCGATCCGCTAGATAATCGACCAAACTTGTTTGAAAATCCATCAGATTGCAGGTGTGGATGCAACTGCTGTAAACCCTCTGAAACTGGGACATGAAAATCTTGAGAGCTGGGCAAATGACCAAGCAATTGAGCACTTTTAGAATGATCTCCGGAAGAAGAATTCTGGTGGTATTGAGCCTGTACTTCTGGAGGTCGGACCTGTTGAGCTGCTGACTGAATCAAAGTGTCAGAACAGGTTACATCCGCATAACCAGGCATTAGCTGCTCACCAAAATGAGAAGTTACCAAGGACTTCCTCAAAGAATCAGTATTTACTATAAGTTGTTGATGCTGCATACTTTGCTGATGTCTCTGCAGTAGCTGATGCTGGTTCTGAGGAAATGGTGCATAAGCTTGATTAGGCTGTTGCGAAGATTGCTGAACATGCTGTTGTGATTGCAGTAGATGTTCCCTGGCTGACTGTGATGAGTGGTAACTTATATTCTCTGATTGATCAGTCATTTGGGGTCTCACATTCAGCGGAAGTCTCATTGAttgtaaacttgcatgatggtttagAAACCCTGAGTTTGTTCTTGCCTTGGGATGCAAATTTACAGAACTCATGTTACTCATAGCAGATAAACCAGATAAATCAGGTCCATGAAAGGTCTCAGAGTGTTTTACATCATTTGCCTTTGCTGTATTACCATCAACGTTAGGTAATATTTGCTGTGATAATGATGCTGTAGAGAAAAAAAAGCTACACCTCTAAGTTTGTTATAACTATCAAATTCACAGATTAATAGTAGAAAGGTTAATTAACATATAGCTACAAAcaaagatattttatttaaaaggcATCTGATGGAAACTAACTACATCAGCAGCTAGCTAGAGAAGTAAACATGTATAAATTGAGTTGCTAATGATTAAGGGAGAAATTACTTGGTATCCTCGATTGATGATGTTGCTGATCAAAGTTCTGCAGCAGAGGCTTTGAAGAACTAGCATAAGGAGCAGGACTTAGGAAACCATCTGATGCTGTAGGCCCACTTAGTTGCATGTTGTCCCCAATTAATCCCAATGCACCATTTGCAAGCCCATTTGAGAATCCATAAGAGGAACCCTTGTGCAAGACATTGGATCTCATTCCACCACCAATTTGAGCACCAAGATTATGTGATATATGACTGTTTTGACTGGAAACATATTTCTTTTGATGGACTGACTGTGGAGCCACAGAAGGCTCATTGCTAGAAAATCCAGCTCCACTAGAACAGTCAGAGTTTGCAGATATTGCCTGCTGACTATTAAGTCCAGGGGTTGGTATCATCTGACCAAATTGTCTTGATATGTTGGTTGAAGCCATTGAGGACATTATATTACTTCCACCTGAACCAAGAGTAAAAGTTGCAGATTGCTGCTGGTAGCCACTAGATACTGTTCCTACAACATAAGTACAAGAAGTACAAATCAATCAACAGCAACAGAAGATATGCAAACGTTATTAACAAGAATAACTATACCCAGAACTTACCATCTGAAGCATTAAAGGAGGCACTATTTCCCGCATCAGTTGGGCCATTAGCATTTATAAGTAAGTTTCCTGTGTTTGCTGCAGTTTGAGATGCAATAGCTGTGTTGCTGGTGGCAATTGTAGGATTCTCTGGCTGAACCGGAATCATAGCATGAGCGCTGCCATTGTTTGGTACACCAGGAGTCGGGATCATTGTACTTACGGTGGAAGAAGATGTAATATGATGTGATAAAGGTCGATTGTGGTTGAGGACATTCTTTATTATAGAGAATAAACGAAGCTCAACTGGTTCCGAGGCTAAATTTAAATATTCTTCCTGATCATAAACACATTCGTGCATTAAATAACCAGTGAAGACTTTAGTGCAGGAATAAAATAACCTATTATGTGAAGCTGCCTCAAGAAGGAGACTTTTAAACTAAAGAACAATCTAGAATTGAAACTTTCTCACTAGCACTTAAACTAGAATTTTCCAGACTAAAATAGCAAACAGATTAATGAAGCATTTGAACAATAAAAGAGTTGCCACAGAAGTGCAAAAAAACATCGGTAAATGAGATAGTTACCCTTGTAGCATCCTTGAATATACGCTCCTCTAAACGCTTAACAAGCTCTGGTAGCCTCCGTACCCACTCATCAGGGAACATTTGTTTTCGTCTTTGAAGAATATTGTAGCTGCAACATCCAAACATTTATAACTGTCATAACAAATCAAGAAGCACAAATGTGAACACTTGGAGAATGCTACATAATTTCAATACTAATACACTGGATACTTATGTTGTATTGTTTCATCCTAGAAAGTAAATGAAGCTTTCAATGTCAAAATCAGTCATATTCATGGTAATTCAGACTCTTTTCAATTATAGGAAAATTTTATAAAGTCCTTTATAGCCTATACAAATTACGATGATGCTAGATTATCTTACAGTGAACTAGTTTTCTAAGTTTCATGATAATCTACTATGCAGTCACTTTGCCTCAAATCAGCACTACACTAAGGACCAACAAAACTTAAGAGCCAACTGCATGTTGATTGCAAGCTCTCCCAACATggcatgatgcacaaataaattaCATATTTTGGGGAAAAAGTGTACTAAGATAAAATATACCAAGCCACAAGAATAATTTCCATTTTATCCAAGTGGTGAATTTCTCAAATTTGTAAAGCAAGTTTAGAATGCCAATTCAGAGTTAATATTTTCCATTTATTATTGAGTAGCAAGCCTAAAGTTAGAACTAACTAACAAGGCATAAAAAATGGATTTACATGCAGAAGTGGCAAAGACACTAATTTATCACATGCAATGGACACATAGAAGTTGTGGGTAGAAGCATATTAATTGCATCCATATTCTGCAACTTGTGAGTGTAGCAAAATTACTAGGATATTGAGCACAACATCCACAATTAAGCCTTGAGGAATATCGCCAAT is from Musa acuminata AAA Group cultivar baxijiao chromosome BXJ1-6, Cavendish_Baxijiao_AAA, whole genome shotgun sequence and encodes:
- the LOC135677363 gene encoding probable histone acetyltransferase HAC-like 1 isoform X1, translated to MNAHAHLAGQITNQMSNQVSGPPQQIGNYMAPQMQSLGPRPVDSELQDARITMQHKIYNILQRRKQMFPDEWVRRLPELVKRLEERIFKDATREEYLNLASEPVELRLFSIIKNVLNHNRPLSHHITSSSTVSTMIPTPGVPNNGSAHAMIPVQPENPTIATSNTAIASQTAANTGNLLINANGPTDAGNSASFNASDGTVSSGYQQQSATFTLGSGGSNIMSSMASTNISRQFGQMIPTPGLNSQQAISANSDCSSGAGFSSNEPSVAPQSVHQKKYVSSQNSHISHNLGAQIGGGMRSNVLHKGSSYGFSNGLANGALGLIGDNMQLSGPTASDGFLSPAPYASSSKPLLQNFDQQHHQSRIPTSLSQQILPNVDGNTAKANDVKHSETFHGPDLSGLSAMSNMSSVNLHPKARTNSGFLNHHASLQSMRLPLNVRPQMTDQSENISYHSSQSAREHLLQSQQHVQQSSQQPNQAYAPFPQNQHQLLQRHQQSMQHQQLIVNTDSLRKSLVTSHFGEQLMPGYADVTCSDTLIQSAAQQVRPPEVQAQYHQNSSSGDHSKSAQLLGHLPSSQDFHVPVSEGLQQLHPHLQSDGFSNKFGRLSSGSQAEELLQFEWHPQPLQAQMLDKPPGQQPQEEFHQRIAGQNEAQLLHLSARELDAEHGDSIKQQNYLKQIRWLLFLHHARRCPAPKGLCTETNCIKVQELICHMDICKSELCKFPRCSQSRKLVKHIRTCQAADCPVCTPVHDHIAANYKAHARALSNTSVVFEIKANSDGMKKDTVPTENSEDWQSASKRMKVQHASPFFPKSETSLVCAPSGNQPYDFQEVQSLECKQTGLKMSANSGVIVKMDGTSGSGQEKIPVFGSDIDGNMSLPSCEKDPDVSNTVDSHVKQENMVVDEVLDQATAGIKQDPDNPPTDQITASKSGKPKIKGVSLTELFTPEQIKEHIIGLRRWVGQSKAKAEKNQAMERSMTENSCQLCAVEKLTFEPPPIYCSPCGARIKRNAFYYTIGSGETRHYFCIPCYNEARGETIEAEGSTFLKTKLEKKRNDEETEEWWVQCDKCEAWQHQICALFNGRRNDGEAEYTCPNCYVEEIESGERKPLSQSAVLGAKDLPRTILSDHIEQRLFRRLKQEKQERAKHLGKNFDDVPGAEGLVIRVVSSVDKKLEVKQRFLEIFHEENYPKEFPYKSKAILLFQKIEGVEVCLFGMYVQEFGSECSFPNQRRVYLSYLDSVKYFRPEIKTVTGEALRTFVYHEILIGYLEYCKIRGFTSCYIWACPPLKGEDYILYCHPEIQKTPKSDKLREWYLTMLRKASKENIVVDLTNLYDHFFVTMGECKAKITAARLPYFDGDYWPGAAEDLINQLRQEEDGRKQMKKGKTKKTITKRALKAAGHSDLSGNASKDALLMQKLGETICPMKEDFIMVHLQHACTHCCMLLVRGTRWACSQCKNFQLCDKCHEAEQRVDERERHPTNSREKHMLYPVEINDVTQDTKDKDDILESEFFDTRQAFLSLCQGNHYQYDTLRRAKHSSMMILYHLHNPTAPAFVTTCIVCHHDIEAGLGWRCESCPDFDVCNACYQKGGIDHAHKLTNHPSMADRDAQNKEARAKRVLQLRKMLDLLVHASQCRSPQCQYPNCRKVKGLFRHGIQCRTRASGGCVLCKKMWYLLQIHSRACKESECSVPRCRDLKEHLRRLQQQSDSRRRAAVMEMMRQRAAEVAANSG
- the LOC135677363 gene encoding probable histone acetyltransferase HAC-like 1 isoform X2 yields the protein MNAHAHLAGQITNQMSNQVSGPPQQIGNYMAPQMQSLGPRPVDSELQDARITMQHKIYNILQRRKQMFPDEWVRRLPELVKRLEERIFKDATREEYLNLASEPVELRLFSIIKNVLNHNRPLSHHITSSSTVSTMIPTPGVPNNGSAHAMIPVQPENPTIATSNTAIASQTAANTGNLLINANGPTDAGNSASFNASDVSSGYQQQSATFTLGSGGSNIMSSMASTNISRQFGQMIPTPGLNSQQAISANSDCSSGAGFSSNEPSVAPQSVHQKKYVSSQNSHISHNLGAQIGGGMRSNVLHKGSSYGFSNGLANGALGLIGDNMQLSGPTASDGFLSPAPYASSSKPLLQNFDQQHHQSRIPTSLSQQILPNVDGNTAKANDVKHSETFHGPDLSGLSAMSNMSSVNLHPKARTNSGFLNHHASLQSMRLPLNVRPQMTDQSENISYHSSQSAREHLLQSQQHVQQSSQQPNQAYAPFPQNQHQLLQRHQQSMQHQQLIVNTDSLRKSLVTSHFGEQLMPGYADVTCSDTLIQSAAQQVRPPEVQAQYHQNSSSGDHSKSAQLLGHLPSSQDFHVPVSEGLQQLHPHLQSDGFSNKFGRLSSGSQAEELLQFEWHPQPLQAQMLDKPPGQQPQEEFHQRIAGQNEAQLLHLSARELDAEHGDSIKQQNYLKQIRWLLFLHHARRCPAPKGLCTETNCIKVQELICHMDICKSELCKFPRCSQSRKLVKHIRTCQAADCPVCTPVHDHIAANYKAHARALSNTSVVFEIKANSDGMKKDTVPTENSEDWQSASKRMKVQHASPFFPKSETSLVCAPSGNQPYDFQEVQSLECKQTGLKMSANSGVIVKMDGTSGSGQEKIPVFGSDIDGNMSLPSCEKDPDVSNTVDSHVKQENMVVDEVLDQATAGIKQDPDNPPTDQITASKSGKPKIKGVSLTELFTPEQIKEHIIGLRRWVGQSKAKAEKNQAMERSMTENSCQLCAVEKLTFEPPPIYCSPCGARIKRNAFYYTIGSGETRHYFCIPCYNEARGETIEAEGSTFLKTKLEKKRNDEETEEWWVQCDKCEAWQHQICALFNGRRNDGEAEYTCPNCYVEEIESGERKPLSQSAVLGAKDLPRTILSDHIEQRLFRRLKQEKQERAKHLGKNFDDVPGAEGLVIRVVSSVDKKLEVKQRFLEIFHEENYPKEFPYKSKAILLFQKIEGVEVCLFGMYVQEFGSECSFPNQRRVYLSYLDSVKYFRPEIKTVTGEALRTFVYHEILIGYLEYCKIRGFTSCYIWACPPLKGEDYILYCHPEIQKTPKSDKLREWYLTMLRKASKENIVVDLTNLYDHFFVTMGECKAKITAARLPYFDGDYWPGAAEDLINQLRQEEDGRKQMKKGKTKKTITKRALKAAGHSDLSGNASKDALLMQKLGETICPMKEDFIMVHLQHACTHCCMLLVRGTRWACSQCKNFQLCDKCHEAEQRVDERERHPTNSREKHMLYPVEINDVTQDTKDKDDILESEFFDTRQAFLSLCQGNHYQYDTLRRAKHSSMMILYHLHNPTAPAFVTTCIVCHHDIEAGLGWRCESCPDFDVCNACYQKGGIDHAHKLTNHPSMADRDAQNKEARAKRVLQLRKMLDLLVHASQCRSPQCQYPNCRKVKGLFRHGIQCRTRASGGCVLCKKMWYLLQIHSRACKESECSVPRCRDLKEHLRRLQQQSDSRRRAAVMEMMRQRAAEVAANSG